A genomic segment from Chitinophaga niabensis encodes:
- a CDS encoding IlvD/Edd family dehydratase — protein sequence MKKDLRSQNWFGKKGKDGFIYRAWMKNQGIPDYEFRGKPVIGICNTWSELTPCNAHFRELAESVKRGVIEAGGFPLEFPVMSLGETLIKPTAMLYRNLASMDVEESIRANPLDGVVLLCGCDKTTPSLVMGACSVDLPAIVVSGGAMLTGKYNGHDIGTSDLWRFSEDVRSGRMSEEELNIVESGMCRSRGHCAVMGTASSMACMVEALGLSLPGNAAIPAVDANRKVLAQLSGKRIVEMVQEDLKLSTILTRQAFENAIRVNAAIGGSTNFVIHLLAIAGRIGIPLKLEDFDLFSRNIPLIANLQPSGKYFMEDFYYAGGLPAVMKQIENHLHSDCITANGRSIAENIKHAKSWNTEVIATAEAPINTQSGIAVLRGSLCENGSVIKPSAASPQLMKHKGKAVVFENIEDYKARINDPLLEVDETSVLVLKNAGPKGYPGMPEVGNMGLPTKLLLKGVTDMVRISDGRMSGTGFGTVILHVSPEAAENGTFALIEDGDLIELDVESRILNLLVDQAELNNRKNKRVTFKSPFNRGYVRLFIDHVEQADKGADLDFLKGGSGSEVSRDSH from the coding sequence AGGCAAGGATGGGTTTATATACCGGGCATGGATGAAGAACCAGGGTATCCCCGACTATGAATTCAGGGGTAAACCTGTGATCGGGATCTGTAATACCTGGTCGGAACTCACCCCTTGCAATGCACATTTCAGGGAACTGGCAGAATCCGTTAAACGGGGTGTGATTGAAGCCGGAGGATTCCCCCTTGAGTTCCCTGTAATGTCCCTCGGGGAAACACTGATAAAACCAACAGCGATGCTTTACCGTAACCTGGCCAGCATGGATGTGGAAGAATCCATTCGTGCCAATCCGCTGGATGGGGTTGTATTGCTGTGTGGCTGCGATAAAACAACCCCCTCGCTTGTGATGGGTGCCTGTAGTGTAGATCTTCCGGCCATTGTGGTTTCCGGCGGGGCAATGCTAACCGGCAAATACAATGGCCATGATATTGGAACAAGCGATCTATGGCGCTTTTCCGAAGACGTTCGCTCAGGAAGGATGAGTGAAGAGGAATTGAATATAGTAGAATCCGGCATGTGCAGGAGCCGTGGTCATTGCGCTGTAATGGGCACGGCTTCATCAATGGCCTGCATGGTGGAAGCGCTGGGCCTATCGCTTCCCGGGAATGCGGCCATCCCCGCAGTAGACGCAAACAGGAAGGTACTCGCTCAGCTATCCGGCAAAAGGATCGTGGAAATGGTACAGGAAGACCTGAAGCTGTCCACCATCCTTACGCGGCAGGCATTTGAGAATGCTATCCGGGTAAATGCGGCTATTGGAGGATCTACCAATTTCGTTATCCATCTCCTGGCTATTGCCGGAAGAATAGGTATACCATTAAAACTGGAGGATTTTGATCTATTCTCCCGTAACATTCCGCTGATCGCCAACCTTCAGCCATCCGGCAAATATTTCATGGAAGACTTCTACTACGCCGGCGGATTACCGGCAGTGATGAAACAGATCGAAAATCATTTACACAGCGATTGCATTACTGCAAATGGGAGAAGCATTGCTGAAAATATCAAACATGCGAAATCCTGGAATACTGAAGTTATTGCAACCGCTGAAGCTCCCATTAATACACAATCGGGGATTGCAGTGCTGAGAGGTAGCCTGTGCGAGAATGGAAGTGTTATTAAACCTTCAGCTGCCAGCCCTCAATTAATGAAACACAAAGGAAAAGCCGTTGTATTTGAGAATATTGAGGACTATAAAGCACGTATCAATGATCCCTTACTTGAAGTGGACGAAACCAGCGTGCTGGTGCTGAAAAACGCTGGCCCCAAAGGTTATCCCGGAATGCCGGAGGTCGGAAATATGGGGCTGCCAACCAAACTGCTGCTCAAAGGTGTAACAGACATGGTGCGGATTTCGGATGGAAGAATGAGCGGGACCGGGTTTGGAACCGTTATACTGCATGTTTCACCGGAAGCAGCAGAAAACGGAACATTTGCACTGATCGAAGATGGAGATCTGATAGAACTGGACGTGGAAAGCCGTATATTAAACCTCCTGGTAGACCAGGCAGAACTGAACAATCGGAAAAATAAGCGCGTTACATTTAAAAGTCCTTTCAACCGGGGATACGTACGCCTGTTTATAGATCATGTTGAACAGGCAGATAAAGGCGCCGATCTTGATTTTCTGAAAGGTGGTTCCGGCAGCGAAGTATCCAGAGACTCTCACTAA
- a CDS encoding SDR family NAD(P)-dependent oxidoreductase yields the protein MDFSNKTAIVTGAGQGIGFEICRQLAKYGATVLLNDIDEKLANSAAETIRLENGNCIAVPGDSGDLNFVNSLVQQAVSATGHLDIAIANAGITLFGDFLSYPAGSLYKVLHVNIGGTFFLAQAASRQMKLQGKGGTLLFTSSVTGHQAHKDLAAYSMTKAALEMLAKNLVVEVSQYGITVNTVAPGATLTERTESDPGYASTWSRITPMGKPASVDDIAHAALFLVSDHARHITGQTLLVDGGWTATSPSPY from the coding sequence ATGGATTTCAGTAATAAAACAGCCATCGTAACAGGCGCCGGGCAAGGGATCGGGTTTGAGATCTGCAGGCAACTTGCAAAATATGGAGCCACGGTATTGTTGAACGACATCGACGAAAAACTGGCCAACAGTGCGGCGGAAACAATAAGACTTGAAAATGGCAACTGTATTGCGGTACCGGGAGACAGCGGAGATCTCAACTTCGTCAACAGTCTTGTGCAGCAAGCTGTAAGCGCTACCGGGCATCTGGATATCGCCATTGCCAATGCAGGGATCACCTTGTTCGGGGATTTCCTTTCATATCCTGCTGGATCACTTTACAAGGTGCTTCATGTAAATATCGGCGGCACATTCTTCCTGGCGCAGGCGGCCTCGCGCCAGATGAAGTTACAGGGCAAGGGAGGCACCCTTCTTTTCACTTCATCTGTAACCGGGCACCAGGCACATAAAGATCTCGCAGCTTACTCCATGACAAAAGCTGCGCTGGAAATGTTAGCCAAAAACCTCGTAGTTGAAGTATCACAGTATGGCATAACCGTGAATACCGTGGCACCGGGAGCTACCCTCACCGAGCGAACGGAAAGCGATCCCGGATATGCTTCCACCTGGTCACGCATAACACCAATGGGCAAACCTGCGTCTGTAGATGACATTGCGCATGCAGCATTGTTCCTTGTATCTGATCACGCAAGGCATATTACCGGGCAGACCCTGCTGGTAGATGGAGGATGGACTGCCACCAGCCCCTCACCCTATTAA
- a CDS encoding outer membrane protein assembly factor BamB family protein, whose amino-acid sequence MLTSASHLVWQKYGDWKVQGGSGDNIKYSSLKQVDTSNVDQLKIAWVYHSEKEDKAKFGPMECNPVIVDNTLFGVSPRLKLFAIDAATGEEKWQFDPADSIGNKKWARSSVNMNRGVAYWANGDDKRIIYTVGPIAFAVNAETGKLIRDFGVEGGVDLRKGLGRDEKTVSISPTSPVMIYKDLFITSGLVSDATPGHIRGFDVRTGKQKWIFHTIPYPGEKGYSSWVDKTAYKRMGSTNAWSGFTLDNKRGIVYAGIGSPTNDFWGGDRLGNGLFGNCIVALDAATGKLKWHFQTVHHDVWDMDISSPPVLVTLPKNGRNIDAVVQTTKTGFVFVFDRETGKSLFPIKERPVPTNGAALGEKLSPTQPFPVLPKPFVRQVMTEKDLNTLVSDSSYQDIRKRFKSYRSEGIYTPPTVKGTIILPGYDGGGEWGGPAVDPETNILYVNANEMAWVLNLVKQESGTRKSLTNLEAGALLYNKNCMACHGQERLGSGDNPSLIGVEKKYKFAQFSELLTTGRRMMPGFAHLSKTDKLAIGAFVLNLKSEQEKLYTGTTIKNENKAKPSYGSTGYNKFLTKEGYPALSPPWGTISAIDLNTGEYYWQVPFGEFEELKKKGVPATGRENYGGPVVTAGGLIFIGASADGKFRALSKRTGKTLWETDLPAPGVATPAVYAVNGRQFIVIACGGSKWGGKSSDAYVAFALDDK is encoded by the coding sequence ATGCTTACGTCCGCATCACATTTGGTATGGCAAAAGTATGGAGACTGGAAAGTTCAGGGTGGCAGCGGAGATAATATCAAGTATTCGAGCCTGAAACAGGTGGATACTTCCAATGTTGATCAGCTGAAGATAGCCTGGGTATATCATTCTGAAAAAGAGGACAAGGCTAAATTCGGTCCGATGGAATGTAACCCGGTCATTGTGGATAACACTTTATTCGGGGTATCTCCCCGTTTAAAACTTTTTGCCATCGATGCCGCTACCGGCGAGGAGAAATGGCAATTTGATCCTGCTGATTCCATTGGTAATAAAAAATGGGCCAGGAGCAGTGTAAACATGAACAGGGGAGTGGCATACTGGGCCAACGGGGATGACAAGCGTATCATCTATACCGTAGGGCCGATTGCTTTCGCGGTTAATGCGGAAACAGGTAAGCTCATCCGGGATTTTGGCGTGGAAGGCGGTGTAGACCTGCGCAAGGGCCTGGGCCGGGACGAGAAAACAGTCTCTATCTCACCAACTTCCCCGGTAATGATCTACAAAGACCTGTTCATCACCAGCGGGTTGGTAAGTGATGCAACACCCGGGCATATCCGTGGCTTTGATGTAAGAACAGGAAAACAGAAGTGGATATTTCATACCATTCCATACCCGGGAGAAAAGGGCTATTCCAGCTGGGTGGATAAGACGGCCTATAAACGGATGGGCTCCACCAACGCATGGTCTGGCTTTACGCTCGATAATAAGAGAGGAATTGTATATGCCGGCATAGGTAGCCCTACAAACGACTTTTGGGGAGGAGACCGTTTAGGGAATGGCTTATTCGGCAACTGCATCGTGGCGCTTGATGCAGCCACAGGAAAATTAAAATGGCATTTTCAAACCGTGCATCATGATGTATGGGATATGGATATTTCCAGCCCTCCGGTGCTTGTTACCCTTCCAAAAAATGGCCGTAATATCGACGCCGTTGTTCAAACCACAAAAACCGGTTTCGTTTTTGTTTTTGATCGTGAAACGGGTAAATCACTTTTCCCTATCAAAGAAAGACCTGTACCCACAAACGGCGCTGCTTTGGGAGAAAAGCTCAGCCCGACACAGCCATTTCCTGTTTTGCCAAAACCTTTTGTGAGGCAGGTCATGACCGAAAAGGACCTGAACACACTTGTCAGCGATTCCTCCTACCAGGATATCAGGAAACGTTTTAAAAGTTACCGTTCTGAGGGAATTTATACGCCGCCAACAGTAAAAGGAACGATCATTCTGCCCGGATATGATGGAGGCGGGGAATGGGGAGGCCCTGCTGTTGATCCTGAAACAAATATCCTTTATGTAAATGCCAATGAAATGGCCTGGGTGCTGAACCTGGTCAAACAGGAATCAGGCACCCGGAAATCGCTGACCAATCTTGAGGCTGGTGCGCTCCTGTACAATAAAAATTGCATGGCATGCCATGGGCAGGAACGTTTGGGGTCCGGCGATAATCCATCACTGATCGGCGTAGAGAAGAAATATAAATTTGCCCAGTTCAGCGAGCTGTTAACTACCGGGCGAAGGATGATGCCGGGTTTTGCCCACCTGAGCAAAACAGATAAGCTGGCGATCGGTGCATTTGTATTGAATTTAAAGTCCGAACAGGAGAAATTGTATACCGGCACTACTATTAAAAATGAGAATAAGGCAAAACCTTCATATGGTTCTACCGGGTATAACAAATTCCTTACTAAAGAAGGTTATCCTGCCTTAAGCCCGCCCTGGGGCACCATTAGCGCAATAGATCTTAATACCGGCGAATATTACTGGCAGGTACCGTTCGGAGAGTTTGAGGAACTTAAGAAAAAAGGAGTGCCTGCTACAGGTCGTGAAAATTATGGTGGACCGGTAGTAACTGCCGGCGGTTTGATCTTTATCGGCGCCTCAGCGGATGGCAAATTCAGGGCATTAAGCAAGAGGACCGGGAAGACGCTATGGGAAACAGATCTTCCTGCACCGGGTGTTGCAACACCAGCAGTTTATGCTGTCAATGGCAGGCAGTTCATTGTTATTGCCTGTGGCGGGTCTAAATGGGGAGGGAAAAGCAGTGATGCATATGTTGCCTTTGCCCTGGACGATAAATAG
- a CDS encoding isoprenoid biosynthesis enzyme family protein, producing MYWLQFGAGIIFRVIRITVSRKREAAWATENVSALESAYGARLREDARRNIINSYSIYVPMIVRAFSNLRGRKVSEGERERMLHYFICSTTFDDFTDRAELSQEELYNIAYMPESYIPKRIEEQVFLHAHSLLSQFVKQKAAYGEATRGLFQAQIDSAMQTDSSITDADLYRVTIGKGSYAVLLCSFYLDEEVSPAERQCWFYLGGIIQLTNDLFDIWKDLQAGVQTLPVRMRDAYAFHAFFMGMVNSLEAEINALDTSTERKQQFLLDMMAICSFGEFAISRLQAIQQGRPELPDFKDLPRKAFIVDMEKPSGIWHCMRFTWRRCVQWRKLHGSSKPLPV from the coding sequence ATGTACTGGTTGCAATTTGGTGCGGGAATTATTTTTCGGGTTATCAGGATCACCGTCAGCCGTAAGCGGGAGGCGGCCTGGGCAACCGAAAATGTGTCTGCACTGGAATCAGCGTATGGTGCGCGTTTACGGGAGGATGCCCGCAGGAACATTATAAACAGCTACAGTATCTATGTGCCCATGATCGTGCGGGCGTTCAGTAATTTGCGTGGGCGTAAGGTGTCTGAGGGAGAGCGGGAGCGGATGCTGCATTATTTTATCTGCAGTACTACATTCGATGATTTTACGGATAGGGCAGAGCTGTCACAGGAAGAATTGTATAACATCGCTTACATGCCTGAATCTTATATACCAAAGCGGATAGAAGAGCAGGTGTTTTTGCATGCACATTCGTTGCTCAGTCAATTTGTAAAGCAAAAAGCCGCATATGGGGAGGCTACCCGTGGTTTGTTCCAGGCCCAGATAGATTCAGCCATGCAAACAGATAGCAGTATAACAGATGCAGATCTGTATCGCGTAACCATCGGAAAGGGAAGTTATGCGGTGCTGTTATGCAGCTTTTACCTGGATGAAGAAGTAAGCCCTGCTGAACGGCAATGCTGGTTTTACCTGGGAGGCATCATTCAACTTACCAACGACCTTTTTGATATCTGGAAAGACCTGCAGGCCGGCGTTCAGACATTACCCGTGAGAATGCGGGATGCCTATGCATTCCATGCGTTTTTTATGGGCATGGTGAATAGCCTGGAAGCAGAGATCAATGCTTTAGATACATCCACAGAACGCAAACAGCAATTTTTGTTGGATATGATGGCGATCTGTTCTTTCGGAGAATTTGCTATCAGCCGGTTACAGGCTATTCAGCAGGGGCGGCCGGAACTTCCTGACTTCAAAGACCTGCCCCGCAAAGCATTTATTGTTGATATGGAAAAGCCTTCCGGTATCTGGCACTGTATGCGTTTTACCTGGCGGCGCTGTGTACAATGGCGGAAATTACACGGCAGCTCTAAACCGTTACCTGTATGA
- a CDS encoding geranylgeranylglycerol-phosphate geranylgeranyltransferase: protein MKLVRWPNLFFILLTQFLFQYCVINPLMLRYGIGLLVDIRNFISIAAAYQLIAAAGYIINDYFDVPIDIINKPHKVFITRGISKRTALTLYIGMNILAVLLGTRVSLLLSNPLPVICVLMSILLLYLYSAFLKKSFLAGNIVVSGITASALPVLLMIVEQMSRMPAKASRYLQIATLLYTGFAFLLSFAREVIKDMEDVEGDRLHGGNTMAIVLSDGVVRYIVTLNLFCMIILLAVIQPYLWEQNLWTRLLSVYTILLVIAPLIRIILKVFKAKACADYNRLSGSIKIVMLMGILSMLFVQFI, encoded by the coding sequence ATGAAATTGGTACGCTGGCCAAACCTGTTTTTTATTTTGCTGACGCAGTTCCTGTTCCAATATTGTGTAATTAATCCCCTGATGTTGCGATATGGAATAGGGCTCCTGGTGGATATCCGGAATTTCATATCTATTGCGGCAGCTTACCAGCTGATTGCAGCAGCCGGTTACATCATCAATGATTATTTCGATGTTCCCATTGATATCATCAACAAACCTCATAAAGTTTTCATAACACGGGGGATCAGTAAAAGAACAGCGCTTACGCTGTATATAGGGATGAACATATTAGCTGTATTGCTGGGTACAAGGGTGAGCCTGTTGCTTTCCAATCCTTTACCAGTGATCTGCGTGCTCATGTCCATCCTTTTATTGTACCTGTACTCAGCGTTCCTGAAGAAGAGTTTCCTGGCCGGGAATATCGTGGTTTCCGGCATTACGGCATCTGCATTGCCCGTGCTTTTAATGATAGTGGAACAAATGTCGCGGATGCCTGCAAAGGCTTCGCGTTATCTGCAGATAGCCACGTTATTATATACGGGATTCGCATTCCTGCTCTCATTTGCGCGGGAGGTCATAAAAGATATGGAGGATGTGGAAGGGGACAGGCTTCATGGGGGAAATACGATGGCGATCGTGTTAAGTGATGGAGTGGTCCGTTACATTGTGACGCTGAACCTTTTTTGCATGATCATCCTCCTTGCTGTTATACAACCTTATTTGTGGGAGCAGAATTTATGGACGAGGCTACTGTCTGTTTACACCATCCTGCTGGTGATAGCGCCATTGATACGGATCATACTGAAAGTATTCAAAGCAAAAGCCTGCGCTGATTATAACCGCCTGAGCGGAAGCATCAAAATAGTGATGCTGATGGGCATCTTGTCTATGTTGTTTGTTCAATTCATTTAA
- a CDS encoding ArsR/SmtB family transcription factor, with product MKQTRDIFQAIADPTRRQIIGMLAGKTLNVNAIAREFDMTRQAVSLHVQFLNDCGLIVIKQQGRERYCEAKFEKLNEVTDWVNQYRKYWDNKFDALEGYLDKIQKKKK from the coding sequence ATGAAACAAACGAGAGACATCTTCCAGGCCATAGCAGATCCCACCCGCAGGCAGATCATAGGAATGCTGGCTGGGAAAACCCTTAATGTTAATGCTATTGCCAGGGAGTTTGATATGACCCGGCAGGCAGTTTCATTACATGTCCAATTCCTTAACGATTGTGGCCTTATTGTGATCAAACAGCAAGGCAGGGAAAGATATTGCGAAGCAAAATTCGAAAAACTCAATGAAGTCACAGACTGGGTAAATCAATACCGAAAATATTGGGACAATAAATTCGACGCATTGGAAGGTTACCTGGATAAAATCCAGAAAAAGAAGAAATAA
- a CDS encoding DUF1579 family protein produces MNKVISATGIALALLFSTGFRGVEKAPGTLENKAIPKEKKALLNKIAGRWITQTNIHARNGQPASKVIGSDVWQWSPDGNFLLHIAYGIRDKNGFGGMEITGYNAKTGGFDSYNFNPDGSFSMGTLTIHNNTWIWNSENVRTTGVMDGDGKLLPVKHEITEDGKTYEVFMDGVLTKGSDF; encoded by the coding sequence ATGAATAAAGTAATCTCAGCCACGGGTATTGCGCTTGCATTACTTTTCTCCACAGGATTCCGGGGAGTAGAAAAAGCTCCTGGAACTTTAGAGAACAAAGCTATTCCCAAAGAAAAGAAAGCGCTTCTGAATAAAATTGCAGGGCGCTGGATAACGCAAACAAACATCCATGCACGGAATGGCCAGCCAGCCTCAAAAGTGATTGGCAGTGATGTATGGCAATGGTCTCCGGATGGAAATTTCCTCCTTCATATCGCCTATGGCATTCGTGATAAAAATGGCTTCGGAGGAATGGAAATTACCGGTTACAACGCAAAAACAGGTGGCTTTGATAGTTACAATTTTAACCCGGATGGTAGTTTTTCCATGGGTACGCTTACCATTCATAATAATACCTGGATATGGAACAGCGAAAATGTGAGAACAACAGGTGTAATGGATGGAGATGGTAAACTGCTGCCCGTAAAACATGAGATTACAGAAGATGGTAAAACATATGAAGTATTCATGGACGGAGTGCTAACCAAAGGTTCAGATTTCTAA
- a CDS encoding dihydrofolate reductase family protein yields MRKVISFMHVSLDGFVAGPNGELDWVKVDEEIFNHVGKRISEGDTALYGRTTYEMMESYWPTAGDSPTASKHDIEHSKWYKNVHKVVLSKTMKDTGLTNTTIINNNLADKINEIKQQPGNDILLFGSPTATHSLIQQHLIDGFWLFLNPIILGQGIPLFTDIKDKIKLHLLPTTRQFSSGVTELNYTVEK; encoded by the coding sequence ATGAGAAAAGTAATTTCATTTATGCACGTATCGCTTGACGGCTTTGTTGCAGGCCCGAACGGAGAACTGGACTGGGTTAAAGTGGACGAAGAAATTTTCAATCATGTTGGTAAGCGGATCAGCGAAGGCGATACTGCCTTATACGGAAGAACAACTTACGAGATGATGGAAAGTTACTGGCCCACCGCAGGAGACAGCCCCACAGCATCCAAACACGATATTGAGCATTCAAAGTGGTATAAAAATGTGCACAAAGTTGTTTTATCAAAAACAATGAAAGACACAGGGTTAACTAACACCACCATTATTAACAACAACCTTGCGGACAAAATAAATGAGATAAAACAACAGCCAGGCAATGATATCCTGCTTTTTGGCAGTCCCACTGCAACACATTCACTTATTCAGCAGCACTTGATCGATGGCTTCTGGCTATTTTTAAATCCAATTATTCTTGGACAGGGAATCCCCTTGTTTACAGACATTAAAGACAAAATAAAACTACATCTGTTACCCACTACCCGGCAATTCAGCAGTGGTGTTACGGAACTGAATTATACAGTAGAGAAGTAA
- a CDS encoding sensor histidine kinase — protein MKVFSRIIKWRLHHVFFWLAFFVVWITLRIDDYPDLLPTILAGLLKVLSLAGAVYFTNYVLIPRQLYTKQYLAFFLSFTALVLVTGFLVIKILNLILTPYASSITHWPNATFNSQVYDVYIPLFFMVGAAAGIKFYIDQLRTLHRLQGALRAGAEQELQYLRAQINPHSLFNSLNTIYFLINKENKEARETLMKFSDLLRYQLYDCNTDRIDIEKEIQYLKNFVSIQQLRHDEKYRISFHADENVRDFSIAPLLLITFVENAFKHVSAHEQNEINITLKKEQGKLQLIVHNTKEHSTRKEEAGGIGLANVKRRLELLYPDKYTLDISDNSTTFTVTLILDIS, from the coding sequence ATGAAAGTATTCTCCCGGATCATAAAATGGCGACTGCACCATGTATTCTTCTGGCTGGCCTTCTTTGTGGTATGGATCACACTAAGAATAGACGACTATCCTGATCTGTTGCCCACTATCCTGGCCGGCCTTCTGAAAGTACTGTCCCTGGCCGGTGCTGTATACTTCACCAATTATGTATTGATCCCCCGGCAGCTGTATACCAAACAATACCTCGCGTTCTTTTTAAGCTTTACCGCATTGGTACTGGTAACCGGCTTCCTGGTGATCAAAATACTCAACCTTATCCTTACCCCCTATGCCTCCAGTATTACCCACTGGCCCAATGCCACCTTCAACAGCCAGGTATACGATGTGTATATCCCCCTGTTCTTCATGGTAGGTGCAGCCGCGGGTATTAAATTCTACATAGATCAATTAAGGACCTTACACCGTTTGCAGGGTGCATTGAGAGCAGGCGCGGAACAGGAGCTGCAATATCTGAGGGCACAGATCAATCCTCATTCCCTCTTCAATTCCCTCAACACCATTTATTTCCTCATCAATAAAGAGAATAAAGAAGCCAGGGAAACGCTGATGAAATTTTCTGACCTGCTGCGTTACCAGCTGTATGATTGTAATACAGACAGGATAGACATCGAGAAGGAGATCCAATACCTTAAAAACTTTGTATCCATCCAGCAATTAAGGCACGATGAAAAATACAGGATCAGCTTTCATGCAGATGAAAACGTAAGGGACTTCAGCATTGCCCCGCTCCTGCTGATCACCTTCGTAGAGAATGCATTCAAACATGTATCCGCCCATGAGCAAAACGAAATTAATATCACCCTCAAAAAAGAACAGGGGAAACTTCAGTTAATCGTACACAACACCAAAGAGCACAGCACACGGAAAGAAGAGGCCGGCGGCATCGGGCTCGCCAATGTGAAAAGAAGGCTGGAACTGCTATACCCGGATAAGTATACATTGGATATTTCAGACAACAGCACTACTTTTACTGTCACCCTAATACTGGATATATCATGA
- a CDS encoding LytR/AlgR family response regulator transcription factor, with amino-acid sequence MKIRCIIVDDEPLARKGLKEYIADVSFLELAGEYDSPVKAAEILQQEQVDLMFLDIQMPRMTGIEFLRSLPQPPQVIFTTAYPDYAVESFELNVLDYLVKPISFERFMKAVLKAKNQQKNTTSYFFIKCDNKLEKIAYQDILYAEALQNYVAIHTSSRKFITYLTFKGVEDYLPADQFVKVHKSFIVALDKIDSIEGNELLLGPHHIPISRNLKDEVMEKILNNRYLKR; translated from the coding sequence ATGAAGATCCGCTGTATCATAGTTGATGATGAACCGCTGGCCCGCAAAGGCCTGAAGGAATACATCGCTGACGTGAGTTTCCTGGAGCTCGCCGGTGAATATGATTCTCCGGTAAAAGCAGCCGAAATACTGCAGCAGGAACAGGTAGACCTGATGTTCCTGGATATCCAGATGCCCCGCATGACGGGAATTGAATTCCTGCGTTCACTGCCCCAGCCGCCACAGGTGATCTTCACCACCGCCTATCCGGATTATGCCGTGGAAAGTTTTGAACTGAATGTACTGGATTACCTTGTGAAGCCCATTTCCTTTGAGCGCTTCATGAAAGCAGTGCTGAAAGCAAAGAATCAGCAGAAGAACACTACTTCATACTTCTTCATCAAGTGCGATAATAAACTGGAAAAGATCGCCTACCAGGATATCCTCTATGCAGAGGCCTTGCAGAATTATGTGGCCATCCACACTTCGTCCCGCAAATTCATCACTTACCTCACTTTTAAAGGTGTGGAAGATTACCTGCCGGCAGACCAGTTCGTGAAAGTACACAAGTCCTTCATCGTAGCCCTGGATAAAATAGATAGTATAGAAGGAAATGAATTACTGTTAGGGCCGCATCACATTCCTATCAGCAGGAATTTAAAGGATGAAGTGATGGAGAAGATATTGAATAACAGGTACCTCAAAAGATGA